From Candidatus Sphingomonas colombiensis, one genomic window encodes:
- a CDS encoding methyltransferase domain-containing protein has protein sequence MKPDIYYTNARLDVVALIPDRNFSRILEVGGGDFPTLHKLGEDRQAEIWGVDVRRPEPTFDNFVEGSITDPAVVARLPQDGFDLIVANDVIEHVEQTEEFFRVLLMMLRPGGLLALSVPNIRQIRTAYHIFVRGTFPRDEAGLFDRTHLRWFCKKDVVALATRAGFTLKDWRGSGRLVPSMLARIAPAEFLALQNLFIFAK, from the coding sequence ATGAAACCGGACATCTATTACACCAATGCTCGCCTCGACGTCGTCGCGTTGATTCCCGATCGCAACTTCTCGCGCATTCTGGAAGTGGGCGGCGGCGATTTCCCTACTTTGCACAAGCTCGGCGAAGATCGTCAGGCTGAGATTTGGGGGGTAGATGTTCGGCGCCCCGAACCCACCTTCGACAACTTCGTCGAGGGATCTATCACCGATCCCGCAGTGGTGGCGCGCTTACCGCAGGACGGCTTCGACCTGATCGTAGCCAATGACGTGATCGAACATGTCGAGCAGACCGAGGAGTTCTTCCGCGTGCTCCTCATGATGCTGCGCCCCGGCGGACTCCTAGCGCTGTCGGTTCCCAACATCCGTCAAATCCGCACTGCCTATCATATCTTCGTGCGCGGAACTTTCCCGCGCGATGAGGCCGGCCTGTTCGATCGCACGCACTTGCGCTGGTTCTGCAAAAAGGATGTGGTCGCACTAGCAACCCGGGCCGGTTTCACTCTCAAGGATTGGCGAGGATCAGGGCGACTCGTGCCTTCCATGCTCGCGCGGATTGCCCCCGCCGAATTCCTTGCCCTGCAAAACTTGTTCATCTTCGCCAAGTGA
- a CDS encoding EpsG family protein: protein MIGEERVPARSSFATTNTGYWVAIAAIGACIGAVWLTTKPGNFADVDTYILYLDQLIHFPPANWWYFEAFSNFYLILIHLIQPSVQSSVFIAHYILGITFIFLLIISFPPRISSWQSIFFFFCILGPVLAFVTLRATPAYFLISASVFRAMRRDPRAWIYVAVAFLFHASTLLALPPMLLLYFQKFLPQSLRGKRAAWILAIAISSLLVATAIFPQITSAPITLIQSTSYLSKYIAYTDEVLPTNHVTSISHYVFMVFVVLLTISFLISLDDRAKSIIIYVISSSFVYLSMFMALSPVAAFRQAPFFLIPMISLFPWQKFGIKGPVAFLFILACAVLFVFQFDQVYI, encoded by the coding sequence GTGATTGGTGAAGAGAGGGTTCCTGCCCGAAGCTCGTTTGCAACCACCAACACCGGATATTGGGTGGCCATAGCAGCAATCGGCGCATGCATTGGCGCGGTATGGCTAACAACAAAACCAGGCAACTTTGCCGACGTCGATACGTATATTTTGTATCTTGATCAACTTATTCATTTCCCACCAGCAAACTGGTGGTACTTCGAAGCATTTTCAAATTTTTACCTTATTCTTATTCATTTAATTCAACCATCAGTGCAATCTTCCGTTTTTATAGCCCATTATATTCTTGGAATCACATTCATCTTCTTGCTTATTATTTCATTTCCTCCAAGAATCTCGTCTTGGCAATCTATATTTTTCTTCTTCTGTATACTGGGGCCAGTTTTAGCGTTCGTAACCCTTCGTGCTACACCCGCGTATTTCCTCATTTCGGCAAGCGTTTTTCGTGCAATGCGGCGCGATCCGCGCGCATGGATTTACGTTGCGGTCGCCTTCCTTTTTCATGCATCGACTTTACTCGCCCTCCCCCCCATGCTCTTGCTTTACTTTCAAAAATTTCTTCCTCAATCCCTCAGGGGAAAACGGGCCGCCTGGATATTGGCGATCGCCATTTCATCGCTACTGGTTGCCACGGCAATCTTTCCGCAGATAACATCAGCCCCAATCACCTTAATTCAAAGCACATCTTATCTTTCAAAATATATAGCATACACGGACGAAGTTCTTCCGACGAATCATGTTACAAGTATCAGTCATTATGTGTTTATGGTATTCGTAGTATTATTGACCATATCTTTTTTGATATCTTTAGATGATCGCGCAAAAAGCATAATAATTTACGTTATATCGTCTTCATTTGTATATTTGTCTATGTTTATGGCGCTTTCTCCGGTCGCAGCCTTCCGTCAAGCACCATTTTTTCTAATTCCCATGATTTCTTTGTTTCCATGGCAAAAATTCGGCATAAAGGGTCCTGTGGCCTTTCTTTTCATATTAGCCTGCGCGGTATTATTCGTCTTTCAGTTTGATCAGGTATACATATGA
- a CDS encoding glycosyltransferase: MPRICVLMASYNGANFIADQIATILNQQDVEVELFIRDDVSLDATPDIIAAEARRDARVQVVDPQGISTGSAARNFLRMLETVDFGDANYIALADQDDLWLSYKLRRAIERITIARAGGYSANLTAFDNEGLREPWLLLKQGAPQRFDHFFQGASAGCTYVLSRAAADAIRPWLATLEYPVDYGISHDWLIYAFARNRELGWVYDDAALLLYRQHSANVYGAQTGLQSVAARIKLLRARWYRRHVLWIASQLDLSTEEQVLVRRVARGNLTDRLWLLAHARQLRRRPRDVLMLRLAIATGLF; the protein is encoded by the coding sequence ATGCCCCGCATCTGCGTTTTAATGGCTAGCTACAATGGCGCCAACTTTATCGCCGACCAGATTGCAACAATCCTTAACCAGCAAGATGTTGAAGTTGAGCTTTTTATTAGGGATGATGTATCGTTGGACGCGACCCCCGACATCATCGCCGCGGAGGCGCGACGCGATGCCCGCGTCCAGGTGGTGGATCCGCAAGGCATCTCAACAGGCTCGGCAGCGCGCAATTTCCTGCGAATGCTCGAAACAGTGGACTTCGGGGACGCCAATTATATTGCCTTGGCCGACCAAGACGATCTCTGGCTTTCGTATAAGCTGCGCAGGGCGATAGAGCGGATCACGATTGCGCGCGCGGGGGGTTATTCGGCCAATTTGACCGCTTTCGACAATGAAGGCCTGCGCGAACCATGGTTATTGCTCAAACAAGGCGCCCCCCAGCGTTTCGATCACTTTTTCCAAGGCGCCTCAGCCGGGTGCACCTATGTTCTCAGCCGGGCTGCCGCCGATGCCATTCGGCCGTGGCTCGCTACTTTGGAGTACCCCGTCGACTACGGAATCTCGCACGACTGGCTGATCTATGCCTTTGCGCGCAACCGTGAGCTTGGCTGGGTTTATGACGATGCCGCCTTGCTTCTCTATCGCCAACACAGTGCCAATGTATATGGGGCCCAGACAGGCCTGCAGAGTGTCGCCGCGCGCATCAAGCTGCTCCGGGCACGCTGGTATCGCCGCCATGTGCTCTGGATCGCCTCGCAGTTGGACTTGTCGACCGAGGAGCAAGTGCTGGTGCGGCGGGTGGCGCGGGGCAATCTCACGGACCGGCTTTGGCTGCTGGCACATGCAAGACAATTACGGCGGCGCCCTCGTGACGTCCTGATGCTCCGGCTAGCGATCGCTACCGGCCTGTTCTAA
- the rfbC gene encoding dTDP-4-dehydrorhamnose 3,5-epimerase, with product MSVQLIHPVRHGDARGWFTEYYAERRFAERGIACRFVQDNHSLSVPALTLRGLHFQTPPHGQDKLVRCIRGRILDVAVDVRRGSPTYGQHVAVELSAENGRQLFVGVGFAHAFMTLTEDCEVTYKVSDYYAPECDGGIRWDSAGIDWPLPTDTLPELSAKDAKLPTLAEFDSPFPYDGRPLAPLA from the coding sequence ATGTCGGTCCAACTCATCCACCCGGTGCGGCATGGTGACGCGCGTGGCTGGTTCACCGAATATTATGCCGAGCGCCGCTTTGCCGAGCGCGGGATTGCCTGTCGCTTCGTGCAGGACAATCATTCGTTGTCGGTGCCTGCGCTGACGTTGCGCGGCCTGCATTTCCAGACCCCGCCGCACGGGCAGGATAAATTGGTGCGCTGTATCCGTGGCCGCATTCTCGATGTCGCGGTGGACGTGCGGCGCGGCTCGCCGACCTATGGCCAGCATGTCGCGGTGGAGCTGTCGGCGGAGAATGGCCGACAGCTGTTCGTGGGCGTTGGGTTCGCCCACGCCTTCATGACGCTGACCGAGGATTGCGAGGTGACCTACAAGGTCTCCGATTATTACGCGCCGGAATGCGACGGCGGGATCCGCTGGGACAGCGCCGGGATCGACTGGCCGCTGCCGACCGATACGCTGCCCGAGCTGTCCGCCAAGGACGCGAAGCTCCCGACCCTCGCCGAGTTCGACAGCCCCTTTCCTTATGACGGTCGCCCGCTGGCGCCGCTTGCCTGA
- the rfbB gene encoding dTDP-glucose 4,6-dehydratase produces MRIFVTGGAGFIGSALVRHLIANTTHEVLNFDKLTYAGTLSTVEEVAGSNRYRFVRGDICDAEAVRAAVAEFRPDVITHLAAESHVDRSIDAPDAFIQTNLVGTYVMLAEARGYWQGLDGAAKEAFRFHHISTDEVYGSLGDTGLFTEDTSYDPRSPYSASKAGSDHLVSAWGHTFGLPVLVTNCSNNYGPYHFPEKLIPLMIVKALAGETLPIYGAGTNVRDWLYVEDHVRALQAVFERGAPGRTYNVGGNNEKTNLAVVETVCAILDAERPRADGKSYAAQIGFVADRPGHDARYAIDATRIRDELGWEPAETFESGIEKTVRWYLANEPWWRSLVEAKAAERRGLAA; encoded by the coding sequence ATGCGCATCTTCGTCACCGGCGGGGCCGGCTTCATCGGCTCGGCGCTGGTTCGCCATCTGATCGCCAATACGACCCATGAAGTATTGAACTTCGACAAGCTGACCTATGCCGGCACGCTGTCGACCGTCGAGGAGGTGGCAGGCAGCAACCGCTATCGCTTCGTCCGGGGTGACATCTGCGATGCCGAGGCGGTGCGCGCGGCGGTCGCGGAGTTCCGCCCGGACGTGATCACCCATCTCGCCGCAGAGAGCCATGTCGATCGCTCGATCGACGCGCCCGATGCGTTCATCCAGACCAACCTCGTCGGCACCTATGTGATGCTGGCGGAGGCGCGTGGTTATTGGCAGGGGCTCGACGGCGCGGCGAAAGAGGCGTTCCGCTTCCACCATATCTCAACCGACGAGGTTTATGGCTCGCTCGGCGATACCGGGCTGTTCACTGAGGATACGTCCTACGATCCGCGCTCGCCCTATTCCGCGTCGAAGGCGGGAAGCGACCATCTCGTCAGCGCCTGGGGGCATACCTTCGGGCTGCCGGTGCTCGTCACCAATTGCTCGAACAATTACGGGCCATATCACTTCCCGGAAAAGCTGATCCCGCTGATGATCGTCAAGGCGCTCGCCGGCGAGACGCTGCCGATCTACGGGGCAGGCACCAATGTTCGCGACTGGCTGTATGTCGAGGATCACGTCCGCGCGTTGCAGGCGGTGTTCGAGCGCGGCGCGCCGGGGCGCACCTATAATGTCGGCGGCAATAACGAGAAGACCAACCTCGCGGTGGTCGAGACGGTCTGCGCGATCCTGGATGCCGAGCGTCCGCGCGCCGACGGCAAATCCTATGCCGCGCAGATCGGCTTCGTCGCTGACCGGCCGGGGCATGACGCGCGCTACGCGATCGACGCGACCCGCATCCGCGACGAACTCGGCTGGGAGCCGGCCGAGACGTTTGAGAGCGGGATCGAGAAAACGGTGCGCTGGTATCTCGCCAACGAGCCATGGTGGCGCTCGCTGGTGGAGGCGAAGGCGGCCGAACGGCGCGGGCTCGCCGCGTGA
- a CDS encoding sugar nucleotide-binding protein: MTARHQAACSTSATPARRHGAASPARSSPARRGGPSPVVEPIATSDYPTPARRPANSRLDHDAIRAAYGIEPRPWQAALDDILDELIGTPK, encoded by the coding sequence ATGACCGCGCGGCACCAAGCGGCGTGTTCCACTTCAGCAACGCCGGCGAGACGACATGGTGCGGCTTCGCCCGCGCGATCTTCGCCGGCGCGGCGCGGCGGCCCCTCGCCCGTCGTCGAGCCGATCGCTACCAGCGATTATCCCACGCCGGCGCGCCGCCCGGCCAACTCGCGCCTCGATCACGACGCGATCCGCGCCGCTTACGGTATCGAGCCGCGCCCGTGGCAGGCCGCGCTCGACGACATCCTCGACGAACTGATCGGAACACCCAAGTGA
- the rfbA gene encoding glucose-1-phosphate thymidylyltransferase RfbA, which produces MKGIILAGGSGTRLHPATLAINKQLLPVYDKPMIYYPLSVLMMAGIRDILIISSPEFLDNYRRMFGDGGEWGIAISYAEQPRPEGLAQAFTIGREFVGDDRVALVLGDNIFFGAHLTNLLASAVARTHGATVFSYRVEDPERYGVVELDRDGRAISLEEKPAKPKSNCAVTGLYFYDNRVLDLARDLKPSARGELEITDLNRLYMEAGDLYVEQMGRGYAWLDTGTHDSLLEASEFVRTIQHRQGIQIACLEEIAFTHGFITADQAIARGEALSKTAYGRAIINAVRESNA; this is translated from the coding sequence GTGAAAGGCATCATTCTCGCCGGCGGCTCCGGCACGCGGCTGCATCCCGCGACGCTGGCGATCAACAAGCAGCTGCTGCCGGTCTATGACAAGCCGATGATCTATTATCCGCTGTCGGTGCTGATGATGGCCGGCATCCGCGATATCCTGATCATCTCCAGCCCAGAGTTCCTCGACAATTATCGGCGGATGTTCGGCGACGGCGGCGAGTGGGGCATCGCCATCTCTTATGCCGAACAGCCCCGCCCGGAAGGGCTGGCGCAGGCGTTCACGATCGGGCGCGAGTTCGTCGGCGACGATCGGGTGGCCCTCGTGCTCGGCGACAATATCTTCTTCGGCGCACACCTCACCAACCTGCTGGCGAGCGCGGTCGCGCGTACCCATGGCGCGACCGTGTTCAGCTATCGCGTCGAAGACCCGGAACGCTACGGCGTGGTCGAGCTCGATCGCGACGGCCGCGCGATCAGCCTCGAGGAAAAGCCGGCGAAACCGAAGTCGAACTGCGCCGTCACCGGTCTCTACTTCTACGACAACCGCGTGCTCGATCTCGCCCGCGACCTGAAACCCTCGGCGCGCGGCGAGCTGGAGATCACCGATCTCAACCGCCTCTATATGGAGGCGGGCGACCTCTACGTCGAGCAGATGGGGCGCGGCTATGCGTGGCTCGACACCGGCACCCACGACAGCCTGCTCGAAGCTTCCGAGTTCGTCCGCACCATCCAGCACCGCCAGGGCATCCAGATCGCCTGCCTCGAGGAAATCGCGTTCACCCACGGCTTCATCACCGCCGATCAAGCCATCGCCCGCGGCGAGGCACTGAGCAAAACCGCCTACGGCCGCGCCATCATCAACGCCGTCCGCGAAAGCAACGCCTAG
- a CDS encoding HAD family hydrolase — MTAQATYAVVLDLDDTLYLERDYVRSGFNAVGRHLAGQGVMEDFSERAWALFESGLRNTIFDAALASSASISITELVEIYRAHQPDIALCPDAIRFLERFPANRPLGMVTDGPITSQAAKVRALGLEQRISPIVMSDSFGVTFRKPHDRPFETIERALGVAPERIVYIGDNPLKDFVTPRRRGWRTIRIRRPLGEHTARLMVGEYAAHTTVTTLDALDI, encoded by the coding sequence ATGACCGCCCAGGCGACATATGCGGTGGTTCTGGATCTGGACGACACTCTGTATCTCGAGCGAGACTATGTCCGGTCCGGTTTTAACGCAGTGGGACGTCATCTTGCCGGCCAAGGGGTGATGGAGGACTTCTCGGAACGAGCCTGGGCATTGTTTGAGTCTGGGCTACGCAACACCATATTCGATGCGGCATTGGCTTCCTCAGCGTCGATTTCGATAACTGAGCTCGTCGAGATTTATAGGGCGCATCAGCCGGACATCGCGTTATGTCCAGATGCTATTCGATTTCTAGAACGCTTTCCAGCCAACAGGCCTCTCGGCATGGTAACGGATGGCCCGATCACCAGTCAGGCCGCCAAGGTGCGAGCTCTTGGACTGGAACAGCGCATTTCCCCCATCGTCATGTCGGACAGCTTCGGCGTGACGTTCCGCAAGCCTCATGACCGGCCCTTCGAAACGATCGAACGTGCTCTTGGGGTGGCTCCAGAGCGGATTGTCTATATTGGAGACAACCCGTTGAAGGATTTCGTCACACCGCGCCGTCGTGGCTGGCGCACGATCCGGATTCGACGCCCATTGGGCGAGCATACCGCAAGGCTGATGGTGGGAGAATATGCGGCGCATACCACTGTTACGACCTTAGATGCGCTGGATATCTAA
- a CDS encoding ATP-grasp domain-containing protein encodes MTVSILICSAGRRVGLSNAFRDAAQALGHKARIIAVDVKPALSAACALADVAYAVPRASDPDYVSALVDLCDRERVQLVVPTIDHELLPLAMAVDLFGAVGARVHISSPDFVRMARDKEITAKRLDAAGIATPRTVTPLHTNVTHAAIDLPAIVKPRGGSSSIGLRVLRTRADLAGFELPADSIVQELLDGPEYTVNVFYDAEGNFRAAIPHLRLETRGGEMSKGRTERHAALTEIARQIGKSAMGIRGAFCFQAILTTRGPVVFEINARFGGGYPLAHHAGGRFAQWLLEEVLELERTAADDWRPNITALRYDMEVFR; translated from the coding sequence ATGACCGTATCCATTCTAATCTGTTCCGCTGGGCGTCGAGTCGGGCTCAGCAACGCATTCCGCGATGCGGCACAGGCGCTTGGGCACAAGGCGCGGATTATAGCTGTAGATGTAAAACCCGCTCTCAGCGCGGCATGTGCGTTGGCGGATGTGGCTTATGCGGTGCCCCGAGCATCCGACCCTGATTATGTTTCGGCGCTCGTTGATCTCTGCGACCGCGAGCGAGTACAACTCGTTGTGCCCACGATCGATCATGAACTTTTACCACTGGCGATGGCGGTTGATCTGTTCGGGGCTGTCGGTGCGCGTGTCCATATATCGAGCCCTGATTTCGTCAGGATGGCGCGTGACAAGGAAATAACAGCGAAGCGGCTGGATGCGGCGGGCATTGCTACTCCGCGCACCGTGACACCGCTGCATACCAACGTCACGCATGCTGCCATTGACCTGCCAGCGATAGTCAAGCCGCGTGGCGGAAGTTCGTCGATCGGCTTGCGCGTCCTTAGGACGAGGGCTGATCTTGCGGGTTTCGAATTACCCGCAGACTCGATCGTGCAAGAATTGCTTGATGGACCTGAGTATACTGTTAACGTTTTCTACGATGCCGAGGGCAATTTTCGGGCGGCGATTCCCCATCTACGATTAGAGACACGTGGTGGAGAAATGTCCAAGGGGCGTACCGAACGCCACGCTGCCCTCACCGAAATCGCACGGCAGATCGGTAAAAGTGCAATGGGAATCCGAGGAGCCTTCTGCTTCCAGGCCATACTGACAACACGCGGACCTGTCGTGTTCGAGATTAATGCGCGCTTCGGCGGGGGGTATCCTTTGGCCCATCATGCCGGCGGCCGCTTCGCGCAATGGCTGCTCGAGGAGGTTCTGGAACTCGAGCGGACCGCCGCAGATGACTGGCGCCCTAATATCACCGCCTTGCGGTACGATATGGAAGTTTTTCGATGA
- a CDS encoding sugar transferase, which translates to MAAGSRAYRFAKRGLDLTLAGGGLAVLAVPLVLVALLVRWKLGAPVLFRQERAGRNGRPFQILKFRSMTDQLGVDGALLSDAQRLTPFGAWLRSTSIDELPSLLNILRGDLSIVGPRPLFMRYIPRYTLEQARRLEVSPGLTGWAQARGRNSLSWNEKFRLDVWYVDHRSFMLDLGIIAATALQVLRREGISALGDATMPEFMGNDQV; encoded by the coding sequence ATGGCGGCGGGCAGCCGGGCTTACCGTTTCGCGAAACGGGGGCTGGACCTGACGCTCGCCGGCGGGGGGCTCGCGGTGCTGGCGGTGCCCTTGGTGTTGGTCGCCCTGCTCGTTCGCTGGAAGCTTGGGGCACCTGTATTGTTCCGGCAGGAGAGGGCGGGGCGGAACGGCCGACCCTTTCAGATCCTTAAATTCCGCTCGATGACCGATCAGCTTGGGGTGGACGGGGCGCTTCTTTCAGACGCGCAGCGCCTGACCCCGTTCGGTGCCTGGTTACGCTCGACCAGTATCGATGAATTGCCGTCGCTCCTTAACATCCTGCGCGGCGACCTTAGTATTGTCGGACCACGACCGTTGTTCATGCGCTATATCCCACGCTACACGTTGGAACAGGCGCGCCGGCTGGAGGTTTCGCCTGGCCTCACCGGTTGGGCGCAGGCGCGAGGCCGCAATAGTCTGAGTTGGAACGAAAAATTCCGGCTTGATGTCTGGTATGTCGATCACCGTTCGTTCATGCTGGATCTCGGGATCATCGCGGCGACCGCGCTTCAGGTGCTGCGCCGTGAAGGGATTTCTGCGTTAGGCGACGCCACCATGCCGGAATTCATGGGTAACGATCAGGTGTGA
- a CDS encoding DegT/DnrJ/EryC1/StrS family aminotransferase, which translates to MNFDILLSPPHMGGEEFGKIKAAFDSNWIAPTGPMVDAFEAGLAELTGISHVAALSSGTAALHLAFRLAGVGPGDHVWLPSMTFIGGVAPALYQGARPTFLDSRERDMLVDLDLLNEALRGVPAAERPKVVVTTDLYGHVVDPVAMRAAADEYGFLWVSDAAESIGGTYGAVHAGKGAHFAVFSFNGNKIITTSGGGALASDDGEMIARARYLSTQAREPAPHYEHTTYGYNYRLSNLCAAVGVGQLEVLADRVAARRQIAERYRVGLETLSGFRMTSEDEVMRANRWLTTIRIDPDAAGVDREDVRLALERARIESRPLWKPMHMQPLFGECRFIGSNVAETAFATGLCLPSGSAMTDEQVDHVCHVIRDRVEARVG; encoded by the coding sequence ATGAATTTTGATATCCTGCTCTCGCCGCCGCATATGGGGGGAGAAGAGTTCGGCAAGATCAAGGCCGCCTTCGACAGCAACTGGATAGCGCCGACCGGGCCGATGGTTGATGCGTTCGAGGCCGGTCTCGCCGAACTCACCGGCATCAGCCATGTGGCGGCCTTATCGAGCGGCACCGCCGCGCTGCATCTGGCGTTTCGTCTCGCCGGGGTCGGGCCGGGCGATCATGTGTGGTTGCCGTCGATGACGTTCATCGGCGGGGTCGCCCCCGCGTTGTATCAAGGAGCGCGGCCGACGTTCCTCGACAGCCGTGAGCGTGACATGCTGGTCGATCTCGATCTGCTTAACGAAGCTTTGCGCGGGGTGCCGGCAGCGGAACGGCCAAAGGTGGTGGTGACGACCGATCTTTACGGTCACGTCGTCGATCCGGTCGCGATGCGCGCGGCGGCGGATGAATATGGCTTCCTGTGGGTGAGCGATGCGGCGGAATCGATCGGCGGCACGTATGGCGCGGTCCACGCCGGCAAGGGCGCGCATTTCGCGGTCTTCTCCTTCAATGGCAACAAGATCATCACCACGTCCGGCGGAGGCGCGCTGGCCAGTGACGATGGCGAGATGATCGCGCGTGCGCGTTATCTTTCCACCCAGGCGCGAGAGCCCGCGCCACATTATGAGCACACGACCTATGGCTATAACTACCGTCTAAGCAATCTGTGCGCGGCGGTAGGGGTCGGACAATTGGAGGTGCTGGCGGACCGGGTCGCTGCGCGACGGCAAATAGCAGAACGTTATCGGGTTGGGTTGGAGACGTTGTCGGGTTTCCGCATGACTAGTGAGGATGAGGTGATGCGTGCCAACCGCTGGCTGACAACCATCCGTATCGATCCTGACGCAGCCGGCGTTGACCGCGAGGACGTGCGTCTGGCGTTGGAGCGCGCACGGATCGAAAGTCGCCCGTTGTGGAAGCCGATGCATATGCAGCCCCTGTTTGGAGAATGCCGCTTCATAGGCAGCAATGTGGCGGAGACTGCCTTTGCGACGGGCCTGTGCCTGCCGTCCGGATCGGCGATGACCGATGAGCAAGTCGATCATGTGTGCCATGTGATCCGCGACCGGGTAGAGGCGCGGGTCGGCTAA
- a CDS encoding HipA domain-containing protein: MVDVLVQRVAILLINRGVLAAQARKNRYCVWDRDLPAFFANLLPEDKLREAMEKHHAGAVRPGNDFDLLAALGADLPGAVRALPSDGTKAAPQDRAKGKPKARFSLAGVQMKLSVMKNTGKGDGLILPLDDSQGQYIAKFPSTAFPGVSENEFANLALAAAIGMDVPERELVEKSHFEGIPEDFDTLSDGKVLLIRRFDRGPQGERIHIEDFAQVFGVYPSRKYEGAAYHDVAAAMNAAVSPAAALEFVRRLALALVTGNGDMHLKNWSLIYRDEGSTPGLAPIYDMLSTIPYIPTGTMALSLGGERSFKALSAPRWKSFANRARLPEPAVLQAVVETVARVNEHWWHLPERAVVHAMVLERIDAHVKAMTPILNSCGEK; this comes from the coding sequence ATGGTCGATGTCTTGGTACAGCGAGTCGCAATCCTTCTCATCAATCGCGGCGTTCTGGCGGCGCAGGCGCGAAAGAATCGCTATTGCGTCTGGGACCGCGATCTGCCGGCCTTCTTCGCGAACCTGCTGCCAGAGGACAAGCTGCGCGAGGCGATGGAAAAGCATCATGCAGGCGCCGTCCGTCCGGGCAATGATTTCGATCTATTGGCGGCGCTCGGCGCAGATCTGCCGGGCGCCGTCCGGGCCCTGCCGAGCGACGGCACGAAAGCAGCGCCTCAGGACAGGGCAAAAGGAAAGCCGAAGGCTCGTTTTTCGCTCGCGGGCGTGCAGATGAAGTTGTCGGTGATGAAGAACACCGGCAAGGGTGACGGCCTGATCCTTCCGCTCGATGACAGCCAGGGGCAATATATCGCGAAGTTCCCCTCGACGGCATTTCCCGGCGTGTCCGAAAACGAATTTGCCAATCTCGCCCTGGCGGCAGCGATCGGCATGGATGTGCCCGAGCGCGAGCTGGTCGAGAAGTCCCATTTTGAGGGGATTCCGGAAGACTTCGATACGCTGTCAGACGGCAAGGTTCTTCTCATCAGGCGTTTTGACCGTGGCCCACAGGGTGAGAGAATCCACATCGAGGACTTCGCCCAGGTGTTTGGCGTCTATCCCTCCCGTAAATATGAGGGGGCGGCCTATCACGATGTGGCCGCGGCCATGAACGCGGCCGTGTCCCCTGCCGCCGCGCTCGAATTTGTGCGCCGGCTCGCGCTGGCGTTGGTGACCGGCAATGGCGACATGCACCTGAAAAACTGGTCGCTGATCTATCGTGATGAAGGCAGCACGCCCGGGCTCGCGCCGATCTACGACATGTTATCGACCATCCCTTACATTCCCACAGGCACGATGGCGCTGTCGCTTGGTGGCGAACGGTCGTTCAAGGCACTGTCGGCGCCTCGATGGAAATCCTTCGCGAACCGAGCAAGGCTGCCCGAGCCGGCGGTTCTTCAAGCCGTGGTGGAGACGGTGGCCCGCGTAAACGAGCATTGGTGGCATCTGCCGGAACGCGCTGTCGTCCATGCGATGGTGCTCGAGCGTATCGACGCGCATGTGAAAGCGATGACACCGATCCTGAACTCCTGTGGAGAAAAATGA